One window from the genome of Cyclobacterium amurskyense encodes:
- a CDS encoding Crp/Fnr family transcriptional regulator, whose product MHQLLFGYISKYMPLTDDEKKVILDLDLFRQVKKGTLLLKEGEKSNLGYFVLKGCIRKYYIIDGEEKTTNFYTELQGEVPECATNNKPSTYYLSCIEDSIISASTPDLDEVVFAKFPRFETLCRLVSEELLVKMQSSLDNFKNSSPSKRYENLLATRPDLIQRVPQHQLASYLGITPQSLSRLKARLVKEKK is encoded by the coding sequence ATGCACCAATTACTTTTTGGCTATATCTCTAAATACATGCCACTGACCGATGATGAAAAGAAAGTCATTTTGGATTTGGATTTATTCAGACAGGTAAAAAAAGGAACTTTGCTTTTGAAGGAAGGCGAAAAATCCAATCTGGGTTATTTTGTCCTCAAAGGTTGTATCAGGAAATATTACATTATTGATGGAGAGGAAAAAACAACAAATTTTTATACAGAACTCCAAGGTGAAGTGCCTGAATGTGCAACCAATAACAAGCCATCAACTTATTACCTTTCCTGTATAGAAGATTCAATAATCTCCGCTTCTACACCTGATTTGGATGAAGTTGTTTTTGCTAAATTCCCAAGGTTTGAAACCTTATGTCGTCTAGTTTCAGAAGAATTGCTAGTAAAAATGCAATCCTCGCTTGACAATTTTAAAAATTCTTCCCCTTCTAAGAGATATGAAAATTTATTGGCAACAAGACCTGATTTGATTCAGAGAGTTCCACAACATCAATTGGCAAGCTATTTAGGAATTACCCCTCAATCATTAAGTCGACTGAAAGCAAGACTTGTTAAAGAAAAAAAATAA
- a CDS encoding PLP-dependent aminotransferase family protein produces the protein MSKNCEDSQHVPYGPKQLPWTAQVPEGAIVSRPSNDPNEVYVSVPPKDVNGNFPQIDYSQFEIPPTGLTDEEREIALTSFKEFIETQHASFAGFQGNQDQNYADRFPYLMDMHANNIGDPFSSGRYTLNSKFCERAVLDYFAALWNNNWPHTAAIDQQDADSRYWGYVLTMGFTEGNIYGLFNARDYLKGKTILEDQKTNAQIDAYTRRGRETRGQHFSYKAPIKNEKTSENAYTPVLFYSEDVHYSIQKASHLLELPTFQQIGQEKYPGQCPITNDGSWPEMVPSHDFDKDNPKSGSVKIDKLTLLVQFFVAKSYPVVVVANIGTTWKGAYDDVPSINAMFEELGKDYPWLWERKVVYGKDEKGNPLYDIRRGFWLHVDGALGAAYLPFVEMAHNRNLLSEKGPMFDFRNPAVMSVGCSMHKWLGGPWPSGIFMTRTGYQLLPPDAASSFLGTPDTTLGGSRSAFSPMILWDYFSRMSYEDNMNKAVETENVSAYLEAELFKFESELKAIFGDEVDLWIARSRLSLTVRFRLVNETLNYKWSLDTDRLWVPVNESERQLRSYSHIFVMHSVGKERIDAFMADLRENCKTDWHIAFPKIDFSAVPPAPNPEFQKE, from the coding sequence ATGTCTAAAAATTGCGAAGATTCACAGCATGTACCTTACGGCCCGAAACAACTTCCATGGACTGCTCAGGTACCAGAAGGAGCCATTGTGTCAAGGCCAAGTAATGACCCAAATGAGGTCTATGTTTCGGTACCACCCAAGGATGTCAATGGAAACTTTCCCCAAATTGACTACAGCCAATTCGAAATCCCTCCTACAGGATTGACAGATGAGGAACGAGAAATAGCCTTGACTTCCTTTAAAGAATTTATTGAAACCCAACATGCTAGTTTTGCGGGTTTTCAGGGAAATCAAGACCAGAATTATGCTGATCGCTTTCCTTACCTCATGGACATGCATGCCAATAATATTGGAGATCCTTTTAGCAGCGGTCGTTATACCCTTAACTCAAAATTCTGTGAGCGAGCAGTTTTAGACTATTTTGCTGCTTTATGGAACAACAATTGGCCCCATACTGCTGCTATCGATCAACAGGATGCAGATTCCAGGTATTGGGGTTATGTACTCACAATGGGATTTACTGAAGGAAATATTTACGGGTTGTTCAATGCCAGAGACTACCTAAAAGGCAAGACCATCCTTGAAGATCAAAAAACAAATGCGCAAATTGATGCTTACACCAGAAGAGGAAGAGAAACAAGGGGACAACATTTTTCTTATAAGGCTCCTATAAAAAATGAAAAAACTTCTGAAAACGCCTACACCCCTGTGCTCTTCTATTCTGAAGATGTTCATTATTCCATACAAAAGGCTTCGCATTTACTGGAATTGCCTACTTTCCAGCAAATAGGACAGGAAAAATATCCCGGACAATGTCCCATTACCAATGATGGAAGTTGGCCTGAAATGGTTCCTTCCCATGATTTTGACAAAGACAATCCAAAGTCAGGATCGGTTAAAATTGATAAATTGACGCTATTGGTTCAATTTTTTGTTGCCAAAAGCTATCCCGTAGTAGTAGTTGCCAATATTGGAACCACCTGGAAAGGGGCTTATGATGATGTGCCGTCCATTAATGCTATGTTTGAAGAGCTAGGTAAAGACTATCCATGGCTATGGGAACGAAAAGTGGTTTATGGAAAGGACGAAAAAGGAAATCCCTTGTATGATATACGGAGGGGTTTTTGGCTTCACGTGGATGGTGCACTCGGTGCGGCTTACCTTCCCTTTGTGGAAATGGCCCACAACCGCAATCTTTTGAGTGAAAAAGGCCCTATGTTTGATTTTCGTAATCCAGCTGTGATGAGTGTAGGTTGCTCCATGCATAAATGGCTTGGGGGGCCCTGGCCTTCAGGTATCTTTATGACTCGAACTGGCTACCAGCTGTTGCCTCCAGATGCAGCAAGTTCCTTTTTAGGTACGCCTGACACCACTCTAGGAGGCTCTCGATCTGCTTTTTCGCCCATGATCCTATGGGATTATTTTTCCAGGATGAGTTATGAAGACAATATGAATAAGGCCGTTGAAACAGAAAATGTTTCGGCCTATCTGGAGGCAGAATTGTTCAAATTTGAATCTGAATTAAAAGCTATATTTGGTGACGAAGTGGATCTATGGATTGCCCGGTCTCGCTTAAGTTTGACCGTTCGTTTTCGGTTGGTCAATGAAACTTTAAATTACAAATGGTCCTTAGATACGGATAGACTTTGGGTTCCTGTCAATGAAAGTGAACGGCAGTTGCGTTCTTATTCCCATATTTTCGTTATGCACTCAGTTGGCAAAGAACGGATTGATGCTTTTATGGCTGATTTAAGAGAAAACTGCAAAACAGATTGGCATATTGCCTTTCCGAAGATAGATTTTAGTGCTGTACCTCCAGCCCCAAACCCGGAATTCCAAAAAGAATAA
- a CDS encoding SGNH/GDSL hydrolase family protein: MKSKKLFPLSLLLNVLLLIGLFYIVSQTDFAAEAKKNYGPAGKEGTEISTIYSSSDKESIPESNLGITMEIQGESLVLAANKPGKLSFDSLVENSVVVRSTYQRFNPESKVYIEGVDYTVDYANGEISRTPDSSIPDYSKHVLYGKKDFDHREYPDYSNHSYFIWVDYATKNGARLALPNDQSKYLSNSRQKLESGEPLSIVSYGNSITAGGEASSTDLRFQYLYGNYLKSIFPKAKVTIEDVSISGYSSSEGIKWWDTYIGKTTPDLVLVGWGMNDHNIGSNTPEQYKKNLIELVGMIKERKNAEVIIYSTFPPNHEWHYGSHSMELFAEAAKQAALEANCAYVDVYSTWMKVLERKDQSSLLGNNINHPNDFGHWLYEQAFEAMSF; the protein is encoded by the coding sequence ATGAAAAGTAAAAAGCTATTTCCCCTCTCCCTTTTATTGAATGTCCTATTGCTTATAGGGCTTTTTTATATAGTAAGTCAAACTGACTTTGCAGCAGAAGCAAAGAAAAATTATGGCCCTGCAGGAAAAGAGGGAACTGAGATAAGTACGATCTACAGTAGCTCAGATAAAGAAAGTATTCCTGAATCCAATCTGGGAATAACCATGGAAATTCAAGGCGAAAGCCTGGTACTTGCTGCCAATAAACCTGGAAAACTAAGTTTTGATTCTTTAGTGGAAAATAGTGTAGTGGTTCGCAGCACCTACCAACGATTCAACCCGGAAAGTAAAGTATATATAGAAGGAGTTGATTATACCGTTGATTACGCCAATGGGGAGATCAGTAGAACGCCTGACTCTAGCATTCCTGATTATTCTAAACATGTCTTGTATGGTAAAAAAGACTTTGATCACAGAGAATACCCTGATTATTCCAACCACTCTTATTTTATATGGGTAGATTACGCCACAAAAAATGGCGCTAGACTTGCATTACCTAACGACCAAAGTAAATACCTGTCTAATTCCCGACAAAAACTGGAATCCGGTGAACCACTATCTATCGTCTCCTATGGCAATAGCATTACTGCTGGTGGTGAAGCTTCATCAACAGACCTGAGGTTTCAATATTTATATGGCAATTACTTAAAGAGTATTTTTCCAAAAGCGAAGGTAACAATTGAAGATGTCTCAATATCAGGCTATAGCTCTTCTGAAGGTATTAAATGGTGGGACACCTATATTGGAAAAACTACACCTGACCTTGTATTGGTAGGATGGGGAATGAACGATCACAATATTGGTAGCAATACTCCAGAACAGTACAAGAAAAACCTTATTGAGCTTGTTGGAATGATAAAAGAGAGGAAAAATGCGGAAGTTATTATCTACTCTACCTTTCCTCCGAATCATGAATGGCATTATGGAAGCCATTCTATGGAATTGTTTGCCGAAGCAGCTAAACAGGCAGCATTAGAAGCCAATTGTGCCTATGTAGATGTGTACAGTACCTGGATGAAAGTGCTTGAAAGAAAAGACCAATCCTCTTTACTCGGAAACAATATCAATCATCCAAATGACTTTGGTCATTGGCTCTATGAACAAGCCTTTGAAGCCATGTCATTTTAA